The Atribacteraceae bacterium genome contains the following window.
TTCGTGCCGTCATCACGTCGCGCTCCTCTGAGCGTTTTTCCATCAATGCCGATGGCGTTTCCTCCAGACAGTCGGCCTGCCCAATCGGAGATAGCCCTATCAACCTTCTCGGCATCAATCCTCTGCAATTGGCGCCGGATGGTCGGTTCGCTGGGAGGGACATAGCGATGCGCTTTTTTTCTGCACCAGAGACGCTCCAACATTTTTTGAGAACAATGGCTTGCCCACTGGGCAATAGCACTATAGCCCCGGCACCCGCAGATGACGGCGCAAAGGGAAATGGCAATAATGGAGAGATTCCGGTGGCGCACCCCCCGTTTGCAACGGGGATCGGGAAGCGCTTTGAGTATCTCGATCAAGTCGGAAGCCTGTTTCTCGGAAAGTCGCATCGGTGTCTCCTTGTGGATGAGATCCGGATCGGGATGTGAGTCCCTGAGCCTCAGAAGCGCCTTCTTACTGAGGGGACGAACGAAAATAGCCTTGGATTGCCCATGATGGAAGTACTGGCGAGAATGTTTTCCGTAGCCGCTTGTTTGTCCGAGGTAAAG
Protein-coding sequences here:
- a CDS encoding ISAs1 family transposase, encoding LYLGQTSGYGKHSRQYFHHGQSKAIFVRPLSKKALLRLRDSHPDPDLIHKETPMRLSEKQASDLIEILKALPDPRCKRGVRHRNLSIIAISLCAVICGCRGYSAIAQWASHCSQKMLERLWCRKKAHRYVPPSEPTIRRQLQRIDAEKVDRAISDWAGRLSGGNAIGIDGKTLRGARRDDGTKVHLLSAFIHQQGVTIAQQEVPVKSNEIPAAIPLLAPLDLTDKIVTADALHTQKDLARFLVQQKQADYCFTVKDNQSTLKEDIAYLGLTEAFPPSA